A single genomic interval of Gammaproteobacteria bacterium harbors:
- a CDS encoding SDR family oxidoreductase, giving the protein MSILDLFRLDGKVAIITGAGRGIGAACARAFAEAGANVVIGARTLEQIERTAAEVRAAGARALAVPTDVMREDQLEALVAAALAEFGRIDIVVNNAGGSPPKPALNTTTEEFVNAFRFNVGTAFALSRIAAPKMIESAGGGSIINISSVAGQHASPGFVAYGTAKCALTMLTRELAQEFAPRIRVNAIGVGSTKTEALNTVLSPAIEKTMVDLTPMGRLGEVEDISACALYLASPAAAYITGDVIGVNGGLTTLNLPMPRASFV; this is encoded by the coding sequence ATGAGCATCCTCGATCTGTTTCGTCTCGACGGCAAGGTAGCAATCATCACCGGCGCCGGTCGCGGTATCGGGGCCGCCTGCGCCCGCGCCTTTGCCGAAGCGGGCGCCAATGTGGTGATCGGTGCGCGTACGCTGGAGCAGATCGAACGCACCGCCGCGGAGGTGCGTGCCGCGGGCGCAAGGGCGTTGGCCGTGCCCACCGATGTGATGCGCGAGGATCAGCTTGAGGCGCTGGTCGCCGCCGCACTGGCGGAATTCGGACGCATCGATATCGTGGTCAACAATGCCGGCGGGTCGCCACCGAAGCCTGCGCTCAATACCACCACAGAGGAGTTCGTGAACGCCTTCCGCTTCAATGTCGGGACCGCGTTCGCACTGTCGCGCATCGCGGCGCCGAAGATGATCGAAAGCGCCGGTGGCGGATCGATCATCAATATCTCGTCGGTGGCAGGACAACACGCCTCACCCGGCTTTGTCGCCTATGGCACCGCCAAATGCGCATTGACGATGCTCACGCGTGAACTTGCGCAGGAGTTTGCCCCGCGTATCCGGGTCAATGCGATTGGCGTCGGATCAACCAAAACGGAGGCACTGAACACCGTACTCTCGCCTGCCATCGAGAAGACCATGGTCGATTTGACACCGATGGGACGCCTTGGAGAAGTCGAGGATATTTCCGCCTGCGCGCTGTATCTCGCCTCCCCGGCTGCCGCGTATATTACCGGCGACGTGATCGGCGTGAACGGCGGACTCACCACGCTCAACCTGCCGATGCCGCGCGCGTCCTTTGTCTGA
- a CDS encoding glutamate--tRNA ligase — MTVRTRIAPSPTGDPHVGTSYIALFNLCFARQHGGKFILRIEDTDQVRSTAESEAAILESLRWLGLEWDEGPDIGGPHAPYRQSERGEIYRHHADLLLGKGHAFRCFCTPARLDELRRTQVAAQQTPGYDGHCLQLDATEVAARLAAGEAHVVRMKVPRTGTCTVHDMLRGAIEIEWTQVDMQVLLKADGMPTYHLANVVDDHLMQITHVLRGEEWINSAPKHMLLYEYFGWQMPVLCHLPLLRNPDKSKLSKRKNPTSILYYRRMGYLPEALLNYLGRMGWSMPDEREKFTLAEMLEHFDIQRVSLGGPVFDLDKLNWLNALWIRENFTVEQLAVRLTEWALNHDNLMRILPHLQPRMERLSDFAPAASYLVSGMLPLTEHSFAAIATERELLLRQLQFAQWRLEGLPAWQREAIFAAMKDLAEAMGLKIRDFLAPLFIAIAGTSATISVIDSMHMLGSDLSRARIRHAIELLGGISRKKMKDVEKAYAALSDGQTDPAVGNEQ; from the coding sequence ATGACCGTCCGTACCCGTATCGCTCCTTCGCCGACCGGCGACCCCCATGTCGGGACCTCCTATATCGCGCTGTTCAACCTGTGTTTCGCGCGCCAGCACGGCGGCAAGTTCATCCTGCGCATCGAGGATACCGACCAGGTGCGCAGCACCGCCGAATCGGAAGCCGCGATCCTCGAGTCATTGCGCTGGCTCGGACTCGAGTGGGACGAGGGCCCGGACATTGGCGGGCCGCATGCTCCTTATCGCCAGAGCGAGCGCGGCGAGATCTACCGCCACCACGCCGATCTGCTGCTCGGCAAGGGACATGCGTTTCGCTGCTTCTGCACGCCGGCGCGGCTCGACGAACTGCGCCGCACGCAGGTCGCCGCGCAGCAGACGCCGGGCTATGACGGACACTGCCTGCAACTCGATGCGACTGAAGTCGCCGCGCGGCTCGCGGCCGGCGAGGCGCATGTGGTGCGAATGAAAGTGCCGCGCACCGGTACCTGCACGGTGCACGACATGTTGCGTGGCGCGATCGAAATCGAGTGGACACAGGTCGATATGCAGGTGCTGCTCAAGGCCGATGGCATGCCGACCTACCATCTCGCCAACGTGGTGGACGATCACCTGATGCAGATCACCCACGTGCTGCGCGGCGAGGAGTGGATCAACTCGGCGCCAAAACACATGCTGCTGTACGAATATTTCGGTTGGCAGATGCCGGTGCTGTGCCATCTGCCGCTGTTGCGCAATCCGGACAAGAGCAAACTGAGCAAGCGCAAGAATCCGACCAGCATTCTCTATTACCGGCGCATGGGTTATCTGCCGGAAGCGCTGCTAAATTATCTCGGGCGCATGGGCTGGTCGATGCCTGATGAGCGCGAGAAATTCACGCTCGCGGAGATGCTCGAGCATTTCGACATCCAGCGCGTATCGCTGGGCGGGCCGGTATTCGATCTCGACAAGCTGAACTGGCTGAATGCGCTGTGGATACGCGAGAACTTCACGGTGGAACAACTCGCCGTGCGGCTCACGGAGTGGGCGCTGAACCACGACAACCTGATGCGCATCCTGCCGCACCTGCAGCCGCGCATGGAGCGGCTGAGCGATTTTGCCCCGGCCGCATCCTACCTGGTGTCCGGCATGCTGCCCCTGACGGAGCACAGCTTTGCCGCCATCGCTACCGAGCGCGAGTTGCTGCTGCGCCAGCTCCAGTTTGCGCAGTGGCGCCTGGAGGGGCTGCCGGCGTGGCAGCGCGAGGCCATTTTCGCCGCGATGAAGGATCTGGCAGAGGCGATGGGCCTGAAGATCCGCGATTTCCTGGCGCCGCTGTTCATCGCGATAGCGGGAACATCGGCCACGATATCGGTGATCGACTCGATGCATATGCTGGGCTCGGATCTCTCTCGCGCCCGTATCCGTCATGCCATCGAACTGCTCGGCGGGATTTCCAGGAAAAAGATGAAGGACGTGGAAAAAGCCTACGCGGCACTGAGCGACGGGCAGACTGATCCCGCTGTGGGGAACGAGCAGTAA
- a CDS encoding SDR family oxidoreductase, whose translation MSTARLRIPPIFLRCPGRSCCSCGVRSICPVWSLLSVCRAPRSGASAPCLELRRCQSICREPMCMTMRTLRCSMVCWNCRLAIGNRPKRHGARRARRAWDSCRIWCAWTHHAASWPRKSGLSGRLSLLEFSSVTGLSEPFLEDPEFRAFWEKKAPVGRLGLAEDVARAALFLASGEARFISGAGLHVDGGARVNF comes from the coding sequence ATGTCCACGGCCAGACTGCGGATCCCGCCAATATTTCTGCGGTGCCCGGGAAGATCATGTTGTTCCTGCGGCGTTCGCAGTATTTGTCCGGTGTGGAGTTTGCTCAGCGTTTGCAGGGCGCCGCGCAGTGGGGCAAGCGCACCCTGCCTGGAATTGCGCAGGTGTCAGTCGATCTGCCGCGAGCCGATGTGTATGACGATGCGAACCCTTCGCTGTTCGATGGTGTGCTGGAATTGTCGTTTGGCGATCGGGAATCGGCCGAAGAGGCATGGTGCACGCAGGGCGCGGCGTGCCTGGGACAGTTGCAGGATCTGGTGCGCATGGACGCATCACGCGGCTTCCTGGCCCAGGAAGAGCGGTTTATCTGGCCGCCTTTCGCTGCTTGAGTTTTCATCAGTCACCGGGCTGAGCGAACCCTTCCTGGAAGACCCGGAGTTCCGTGCGTTCTGGGAAAAGAAAGCACCGGTCGGCCGGCTCGGTCTGGCGGAGGATGTGGCGCGGGCGGCACTGTTTCTGGCCAGTGGCGAGGCGCGCTTCATTTCCGGCGCGGGTCTTCATGTCGATGGCGGGGCAAGGGTGAATTTCTGA
- a CDS encoding D-alanyl-D-alanine carboxypeptidase produces the protein MNRAVAVLELADTRFVNPCGWDAEGQYSTARDLLKLARLAMEYPEIRTAVARREFLLESTDRRHSRQLRSTNLLLGNLDGARGVKTGFTARAGKCLIALAERGGHQVWLVLLGAPERWWTAHAMIDGAFDAGSAR, from the coding sequence ATGAACCGCGCGGTCGCGGTGCTGGAACTCGCCGATACCCGATTCGTCAATCCCTGCGGATGGGATGCCGAGGGGCAATACTCCACCGCGCGTGACCTGCTGAAACTTGCGCGACTGGCAATGGAGTACCCGGAAATTCGCACTGCGGTTGCACGGCGTGAATTCCTGCTGGAGTCAACCGATCGCAGGCATTCGCGGCAACTGCGCAGCACCAACCTGCTGCTCGGCAATCTGGATGGCGCACGCGGCGTGAAGACCGGGTTCACGGCCAGGGCCGGGAAGTGCCTGATTGCGCTTGCCGAGCGCGGGGGGCACCAGGTCTGGCTGGTGCTGCTCGGCGCGCCGGAGCGCTGGTGGACCGCACACGCGATGATCGACGGGGCATTCGATGCCGGATCCGCACGCTGA
- a CDS encoding serine hydrolase, translated as MTVLLGLLLPLAASGDGPIATAWLLERDGVVRGERNADAHLPAASLGKLMTAVLWLQRPERLEQTLSISERAAAATGARAGLGQGERYLGRDLLAAMLVRSANDACLALAEKRFRIGRGFRAGHEPRGRGAGTRRYPIRQSLRMGCRGAILHRA; from the coding sequence GTGACGGTGTTGTTGGGTCTGCTGCTGCCGCTGGCCGCATCGGGTGATGGGCCCATTGCCACGGCGTGGTTGCTCGAGCGTGACGGGGTGGTCCGCGGCGAGCGAAATGCGGATGCGCATCTGCCGGCGGCAAGTCTCGGCAAGTTGATGACCGCGGTGCTCTGGTTGCAACGGCCCGAGCGCCTCGAGCAGACCCTGAGCATCAGCGAGCGCGCGGCCGCGGCTACTGGTGCCCGCGCCGGGCTGGGGCAGGGGGAGCGCTACCTCGGCCGGGATCTGCTGGCGGCGATGCTGGTCCGTTCCGCCAACGATGCCTGCCTCGCGCTCGCCGAGAAGCGCTTCCGCATCGGTCGAGGATTTCGTGCAGGACATGAACCGCGCGGTCGCGGTGCTGGAACTCGCCGATACCCGATTCGTCAATCCCTGCGGATGGGATGCCGAGGGGCAATACTCCACCGCGCGTGA